The Montipora capricornis isolate CH-2021 chromosome 3, ASM3666992v2, whole genome shotgun sequence genome window below encodes:
- the LOC138042526 gene encoding synaptotagmin-1-like, giving the protein MPRIQSARHETDLLLSGTGTIAALLVLSSVIVLGIICKYFRKLCQRVKERWKRSSKKRQSKQESKPRSASAVRSSSENKSSKTREGGVVSPEFSIPSSRSYVAQQPTPDLAQGRTGRTNDEKRFTLMSLYDKAEEMGELDPNLYYQERAVRIGRDKKLGQLNIKVSYNEKNRNLWVTLVSGKDFPLRDYFGSIDTCVNITVLPHRDPRKQTAIHRRSVNPPYNERFVFNIQAGEDAHAHSLLLVTFFFDSFSHAHVLGECRVPLIYCDFTGATTIWCYLEEVHDPDTFLGGALQNFSNAECGELLLSLCYVPSDQTLTVAIMKGMNLTEGLLRSVDKLYTKATLFHDGKKLHKRKTALKAVGKVFTIFNEALLFRVPEEKLSRCALKVSVNHYNVVGKSATVGEVNFSAESIGLEDAHWSSVIFKHNKVVSMWHTLRGFKFIETSRDDKSPLSPT; this is encoded by the exons ATGCCCAGAATTCAAAGCGCGCGTCACGAAACTGACTTGCTGTTGAGTGGCACTGGAACCATTGCAGCACTGCTTGTCCTTTCCAGTGTAATTGTTCTTGGAATAATCTGTAAATACTTCCGCAAGCTTTGCCAAAGGGTGAAAGAGCGCTGGAAGAGAAGCTCCAAGAAAAGACAATCAAAACAAGAATCCAAACCAAGGAGTGCTAGCGCTGTCAGAAGCAGTAGTGAAAATAAGTCATCGAAAACCCGCGAAGGCGGAGTAGTTTCACCGGAATTTTCTATCCCCTCCTCACGGAGCTATGTAGCACAGCAGCCTACACCAGACCTTGCGCAAGGCAGGACAGGAAGAACAAATGACGAGAAACGTTTTAC GTTGATGTCTTTATATGACAAAGCGGAGGAAATGGGTGAGCTCGACCCCAATTTGTATTACCAAGAACGAGCTGTACGCATCGGCAGAGACAAAAAACTGGGGCAACTCAATATCAAAGTCAGCTACAACGAGAAGAACAGAAACTTATGGGTCACCTTGGTAAGCGGTAAAGACTTTCCGCTGCGAGATTATTTTGGAAGTATTGATACATGTGTAAACATAACTGTTCTTCCGCACCGAGATCCGAGAAAACAAACCGCCATTCATCGTCGTTCCGTTAACCCTCCGTACAACGAGAGGTTCGTTTTTAACATTCAAGCCGGTGAGGATGCACATGCGCACAGTCTCCTGTTGGTAACCTTCTTCTTCGACAGCTTTTCGCATGCTCATGTATTGGGAGAGTGTCGAGTGCCACTCATCTATTGTGACTTTACGGGTGCGACCACGATATGGTGCTATTTAGAAGAAGTCCACGACCCG GATACTTTCCTCGGTGGTGCGTTGCAAAACTTTTCCAATGCTGAATGCGGCGAGTTGCTGTTGTCACTTTGTTACGTTCCCAGTGACCAGACCCTCACGGTCGCTATCATGAAGGGAATGAATCTGACGGAAGGTCTCCTTCGTTCTGTTG ATAAGTTGTACACCAAGGCAACACTTTTCCATGATGGCAAAAAGCTCcacaaaaggaaaacagctttgAAAGCAGTGGGAAAAGTTTTCACTATTTTCAACGAGGCTTTGTTATTTCGTGTCCCTGAGGAAAAGCTGTCAAGATGTGCGTTAAAAGTATCGGTGAACCATTATAACGTGGTTGGAAAGAGTGCGACTGTAGGAGAGGTTAACTTTAGTGCGGAGTCGATCGGACTTGAGGATGCACACTGGTCCTCTGTTATATTTAAACACAACAAGGTGGTTTCAATGTGGCACACGTTACGGGGATTCAAGTTTATTGAAACTTCGAGGGACGATAAATCTCCTCTCTCGCCAACATAA